A single genomic interval of Argopecten irradians isolate NY chromosome 8, Ai_NY, whole genome shotgun sequence harbors:
- the LOC138329101 gene encoding collagen alpha-1(III) chain-like gives MYEMITETDKMNSDLNGTNMKTENMDIKEEVKEEPKSQPASEPNNHPNNHSGPPSNKLTNGETDNNNQLQDTHTKKTTDLPAVKEETNGEASEGHSKPLPPTKGQPQQPVPPKTSQPPTNPQMPSQPQQQPPASQPMNSNVPSMPPQSQHSAQPMGSGENPFIQHQSQIFVFSTQLANEGAEHVMSGQYKDLLSFHMDYPATKKFLQKHSLKISPFNRSGMMPPMGPRHRGMAPMRPYGNMMRPGQPHPTGSVQQWVDQQNAHLQEQGYNFVPGMNPRAGNFPPSGNPGNPGMMGPWPQGGGPPQSSSPMNYPMMPDGMPFDPEMMAMMGNPHLNNPNLLQQKVPNENLTPEQLKRREEHLTSLRKIQMMLFPEQQRQQQFGGPMPNSGPGGEMMPEEMHQQMMQQQQGMMSSPHGPMMTSQEQMMMGSQNNGGMPSSQQQFMMSQGGPGPFGGQGPGPGSGPGGSGPGSGPGGPGPPGHPGYGPHNMQNMTPAQREWLRLQQEYYMEKRRHQQQQIAQRMGGQPPNMEMPGASPGAPPSYYSTMAQKRGGSGGMSTSPNTNGPIGSPPVMPPHGMDMPEHMGLFPPSAQRRSSLTSIEQQSQMGMMSPIMSPSMPPGPGGMMPHGPGGPGGPGGPGGPGGVEGGGGAPPHMHPGQPGPGGPMPNKKNMQGGPRAGHPEQFMQRAGNPEHFVQRAGHPEQFMQRAGNPEQFVQRAGNPEQFHPEMAARSPSRTLSGSNKPPPSYAQAQKRKRDDMEELYKNLQPTPSPQQINYLNQFEGQELTITKHLNAAYREPTNPSDQSHPTAPFPTNQVAHSPMHGPSSNKGPMSNSSQNSSGGPLSSPGPVNGPGPSPMSGANMRLSHFDPPSNNNSVSSAPATPTSKASSMSNITSASLANLAKGVEHLSNQMQQNMMQGGPFHSIQMQGQQVGCSSSSQSSSNQPSVSSSEMNSQTQTTPSVNNTYVNATMSIQQLNIQSVGPHSGPNYNPNMQVQQMNMEQQQMQGMPVPPNGPVPNSSGMSNSMPGGMPSGNSGNMPSGNPGGMPSGNPGGMPGGVNPGSMPGGVNPGGLPSGNPGNMPSGNPGGMPGGVNPGGMPAGVNPGGMPSGNPGNMPGGPQAPGMASAATVSMSQTQSMMAGNNSGMGKAPQPFPGGPPSSQMSSGPVHSGPASGPGAPPHGSAGGRSHRAGSGGPNAGASMIQQQQQQASQQQSHPGARPTSPSFTNTPCSMGNANVQIQAKAPNTIQYLPAHPPSTQQSMQSQKRPDLEFMQRFAAPMSNMDNKVPTSKMQYFPQPPGMAGERHSHSPFGNHGGPMGPGGMPQGMMPMRGGSRGEFPPNMTGGQMGPMSGMGSPDHMGGPMNNSMGPMGNSNVLPGNMPSEPQMMPGGMGMGGEGMMPMDGMPHSMGMPHPNSPPFMENRESMMSNSMMQGPSPHMPQRGHGPMMGMGPGSGDMMPGGPGSRMSEMGNYGPNMSRQPNPGGMRMPGPGNPNMPSHPGLGPGPGMSGGMDPRAGPCNPAYSAQYQQFQQQLYSQGRSRQMSPMGGMMPGGPGQQYM, from the exons ATGTACGAGATGATTACGGAAACAGACAAGATGAACTCGGACTTGAACGGAACCAACATGAAGACTGAGAACATGGACATCAAGGAGGAGGTGAAGGAAGAGCCAAAGAGCCAACCAGCATCTGAGCCAAACAACCACCCTAACAACCACTCAGGGCCCCCTAGCAACAAGTTAACCAATGGTGAAACAG ATAACAATAACCAGTTACAAGATACCCACACAAAGAAAACTACAGATCTACCAG CTGTGAAGGAGGAGACCAATGGTGAAGCAAGTGAAGGACATTCCAAGCCCCTCCCTCCAACTAAGGGTCAGCCTCAACAGCCAGTCCCGCCTAAAACCTCTCAGCCTCCTACAAACCCCCAGATGCCCTCACAGCCCCAGCAGCAGCCCCCAGCCTCACAGCCAATGAACTCAAACGTGCCATCAATGCCCCCTCAGTCCCAGCATTCCGCTCAGCCAATGGGTAGCGGAGAGAACCCCTTTATACAACACCAGAGTCAGATCTTTGTGTTCTCCACACAGCTAGCCAACGAAGGTGCTGAACATGTCATGTCCGGCCAGTACAAGGACTTACTCTCCTTCCATATGGACTATCCTGCCACCAAAAAGTTTCTTCAG AAACACTCATTGAAGATCTCTCCCTTTAATCGATCTGGTATGATGCCTCCCATGGGCCCCAGACATCGAGGTATGGCTCCGATGCGACCGTATGGCAACATGATGCGCCCAGGACAGCCCCATCCAACTGGTAGTGTTCAACAGTGGGTCGACCAACAGAATGCTCACCTACAGGAACAAGGCTATAACTTTGTACCAGGGATGAATCCAAGGGCAGGAAACTTTCCACCATCTGGTAACCCTGGTAACCCAGGCATGATGGGACCGTGGCCACAGGGTGGTGGTCCTCCTCAGTCCTCGTCACCAATGAACTATCCCATGATGCCTGATGGCATGCCCTTTGACCCGGAAATGATGGCGATGATGGGAAATCCTCATCTGAACAATCCTAATCTGTTGCAGCAGAAAGTACCAAATGAGAACTTAACTCCCGAACAGTTAAAACGTAGGGAGGAACATTTAACAAGTTTAAGGAAAATACAGATGATGTTGTTCCCTGAACAGCAAAGACAGCAACAGTTTGGGGGACCAATGCCAAATTCGGGACCTGGGGGTGAAATGATGCCAGAGGAAATGCATCAGCAGATGATGCAACAACAGCAGGGTATGATGTCATCACCCCACGGTCCCATGATGACATCACAGGAACAGATGATGATGGGGTCACAAAACAATGGAGGCATGCCCAGCTCACAGCAACAGTTTATGATGTCCCAGGGTGGGCCTGGTCCGTTTGGGGGTCAGGGTCCTGGTCCAGGGTCAGGCCCCGGGGGATCAGGTCCAGGCTCAGGTCCCGGAGGGCCAGGTCCCCCAGGTCATCCTGGCTACGGGCCACATAACATGCAGAACATGACACCAGCTCAGCGTGAATGGTTACGGTTGCAACAAGAATATTACATGGAAAAACGAAGACACCAACAGCAACAAATTGCTCAAAGAATGGGAGGCCAACCTCCCAATATGGAGATGCCAGGGGCCAGTCCGGGCGCGCCTCCTTCCTACTACAGCACTATGGCTCAAAAGAGAGGAGGAAGTGGCGGAATGTCTACCTCACCAAATACTAATGGCCCTATTGGATCACCACCGGTGATGCCTCCTCATGGTATGGACATGCCTGAACATATGGGCCTGTTCCCACCGTCTGCTCAACGAAGGTCATCTCTCACCTCCATTGAACAACAATCACAGATGGGTATGATGAGCCCAATAATGAGTCCGAGTATGCCCCCAGGGCCTGGTGGTATGATGCCACATGGCCCCGGAGGACCAGGAGGCCCGGGTGGCCCTGGGGGTCCGGGAGGTGTGGAAGGGGGTGGTGGGGCTCCACCTCACATGCACCCAGGACAGCCTGGTCCAGGAGGACCAATGCCTAACAAGAAAAACATGCAGGGTGGACCAAGGGCAGGCCACCCTGAACAGTTCATGCAACGTGCTGGAAACCCAGAACATTTTGTGCAAAGGGCTGGACATCCGGAGCAATTCATGCAACGTGCTGGAAACCCTGAACAATTTGTGCAAAGGGCTGGAAACCCTGAACAGTTTCATCCAGAAATGGCGGCTCGTTCTCCATCACGAACTTTAAGTGGCTCAAATAAGCCACCTCCTAGCTATGCACAGGCACAAAAAAGGAAACGTGACGACATGGAAGAATTGTATAAAAATCTTCAACCTACACCTTCTCCTCAACAAATTAATTACCTCAATCAGTTTGAAGGACAAGAATTGACTATAACTAAACATCTCAATGCAGCATATCGTGAACCTACTAATCCCTCAGACCAGTCCCATCCTACTGCCCCATTTCCCACAAATCAGGTCGCTCATTCACCAATGCATGGTCCAAGCTCCAACAAGGGGCCCATGTCCAATTCCAGCCAGAACTCAAGTGGGGGCCCACTATCCAGTCCGGGGCCAGTCAATGGTCCTGGGCCTAGCCCCATGTCCGGTGCCAACATGAGACTTTCACATTTTGATCCACCATCGAATAACAACAGTGTATCTAGTGCGCCAGCAACACCTACATCAAAGGCCTCATCCATGTCCAACATCACGTCTGCTAGTCTGGCTAATCTAGCCAAGGGAGTAGAACATTTGTCAAACCAAATGCAGCAAAACATGATGCAAGGAGGACCATTTCACAGTATTCAGATGCAGGGGCAGCAGGTAGGCTGTAGTTCTTCTTCTCAGTCGTCTAGTAACCAACCGTCTGTGTCATCATCGGAGATGAACTCACAGACACAGACTACACCTAGTGTCAACAATACTTATGTGAATGCTACGATGTCCATACAACAGTTAAATATTCAAAGTGTGGGGCCCCATTCTGGGCCCAACTACAATCCCAACATGCAAGTGCAGCAAATGAATATGGAACAACAACAAATGCAGGGTATGCCTGTTCCGCCCAACGGACCAGTTCCAAACTCCAGTGGTATGTCTAACAGTATGCCAGGAGGCATGCCTAGTGGTAACTCTGGTAACATGCCCAGTGGTAACCCTGGTGGCATGCCCAGTGGTAACCCTGGTGGCATGCCCGGAGGTGTTAACCCTGGCAGTATGCCCGGTGGTGTTAACCCTGGTGGTTTGCCCAGCGGTAACCCTGGAAACATGCCCAGTGGTAACCCTGGTGGCATGCCTGGAGGTGTTAACCCTGGCGGTATGCCCGCTGGTGTTAACCCTGGTGGTATGCCCAGCGGTAACCCTGGTAACATGCCAGGAGGTCCACAAGCTCCGGGCATGGCGTCGGCAGCTACTGTATCCATGTCACAGACACAATCAATGATGGCAGGGAATAACTCAGGGATGGGTAAGGCACCACAACCCTTCCCAGGAGGACCTCCTTCATCTCAAATGAGTAGTGGCCCTGTTCACTCGGGTCCTGCCAGTGGCCCTGGTGCCCCACCACACGGTAGTGCAGGAGGGCGTTCACACAGGGCTGGCTCTGGAGGACCCAACGCAGGAGCCTCCATGATacagcagcaacaacaacagGCCTCTCAGCAACAATCACATCCAGGTGCCAGACCAACCTCACCTAGTTTTACTAATACGCCATGTTCTATGGGAAATGCTAACGTACAAATACAAGCCAAAGCTCCTAATACCATTCAGTATCTCCCTGCTCATCCTCCATCAACACAGCAAAGTATGCAATCACAGAAACGACCAGATTTGGAATTCATGCAGAGGTTCGCAGCTCCCATGAGCAATATGGATAATAAAGTTCCCACGTCAAAAATGCAATACTTTCCACAACCTCCAGGAATGGCTGGAGAAAGACATTCACACTCACCGTTTGGTAACCATGGGGGACCCATGGGGCCAGGAGGGATGCCACAGGGTATGATGCCAATGAGGGGAGGCAGTCGAGGGGAATTTCCTCCTAACATGACTGGTGGACAAATGGGACCTATGAGTGGAATGGGAAGTCCAGATCACATGGGAGGCCCCATGAATAATTCTATGGGACCTATGGGAAATAGTAATGTTTTGCCTGGCAATATGCCATCTGAGCCTCAAATGATGCCTGGTGGTATGGGCATGGGCGGTGAGGGCATGATGCCTATGGACGGAATGCCACATTCTATGGGAATGCCACACCCAAACTCACCGCCATTCATGGAAAATCGCGAGTCAATGATGAGCAATAGTATGATGCAAGGACCTTCACCTCACATGCCCCAAAGGGGTCACGGACCTATGATGGGCATGGGGCCTGGCAGTGGCGATATGATGCCTGGAGGACCAGGATCGCGAATGTCAGAAATGGGCAATTATGGACCCAATATGTCAAGACAACCAAATCCAGGTGGCATGAGAATGCCAGGCCCAGGAAATCCAAATATGCCCTCTCATCCTGGCCTTGGTCCTGGGCCAGGGATGAGTGGGGGAATGGACCCTAGAGCAGGGCCATGTAACCCTGCCTATAGTGCACAGTATCAACAGTTTCAGCAACAGTTGTATTCTCAAGGCCGGTCACGCCAGATGTCGCCAATGGGGGGGATGATGCCTGGCGGGCCGGGCCAACAATATATGTGA